The proteins below come from a single Benincasa hispida cultivar B227 chromosome 4, ASM972705v1, whole genome shotgun sequence genomic window:
- the LOC120076645 gene encoding lysM domain-containing GPI-anchored protein 1: MADQVLCSACRALNLFLFVVLTSILANVAFVCAKSTIEPCSNSDSCNALLGYTLYTDLKVSEVGSLFQVDPISILTANAIDVSYPDVENHILPSQLFIKIPISCSCVDGIRKSVSTRYKTRPSDTLSSIADSIYAGLVSSDQIREANSISDPSLLDVGQTLVVPLPCTCFNGTDNSLPAIYLSYVVQPEDTLTGIAFRYSTTITDLMDVNAMGNPAIKAGDILAVPLPACASKFPTYATDSGLIVPNGSYAITASHCVQCSCGPGNLNMYCMPAPFAVSCSSMQCRNSNLMLGNVTAQQSSAGCNVTSCSYGGFVNGTILTTLSSILQPRCPGPQQFPPLKAPPTTVIRDTNFAPAPAPQFDGSGSPAPGSGLIPSTTGSLPGLPPASGPVGSTSGMNSAPSFASSLVNPLASIPAAFLLFIIVNFLTSFSL, encoded by the exons ATGGCAGATCAAGTGCTATGTAGTGCTTGCAGAGCtttgaatttgtttttgtttgttgttttAACATCTATTTTGGCCAATGTAGCTTTTGTTTGCGCTAAATCAACTATAGAGCCATGTTCGAACTCCGATTCTTGCAATGCCCTGCTTGGTTACACTCTCTACACCGACCTCAAGGTTTCTGAAGTTGGTTCACTCTTTCAAGTCGATCCCATTTCGATTCTCACCGCCAACGCCATAGATGTTTCATACCCAGATGTTGAAAATCACATTCTACCTTCGCAGCTCTTCATCAAAATCCCTATTTCTTGTTCTTGCGTTGATGGGATTCGTAAATCGGTTTCTACTCGGTACAAGACTCGCCCTTCTGACACTCTTTCGTCGATTGCCGATTCCATCTACGCTGGTTTGGTCTCGTCAGATCAGATTCGAGAGGCTAATTCCATCTCGGACCCCTCTCTTCTCGATGTTGGACAGACCCTTGTTGTGCCGCTTCCTTGTACTTGCTTTAATGGAACTGATAATTCGTTGCCTGCTATTTACTTGTCTTACGTTGTTCAACCTGAAGATACTTTAACTGGGATTGCTTTTAGATATTCGACCACTATCACTGACTTGATGGATGTTAATGCCATGGGCAACCCAGCGATTAAGGCTGGTGATATTTTGGCCGTCCCATTGCCAG cTTGTGCATCTAAGTTTCCTACGTATGCCACCGACTCTGGCTTGATCGTGCCCAATGGAAGCTATGCCATTACGGCGAGTCATTGTGTGCAGTGTAGCTGTGGACCAGGGAACCTCAA TATGTATTGCATGCCTGCTCCCTTTGCTGTTTCTTGTTCGAGTATGCAATGCAGAAACAGCAATCTAATGCTTGGGAATGTCACTGCACAGCAGAGTAGTGCAGGTTGCAATGTTACATCTTGTAGTTATGGTGGTTTTGTAAATGGCACCATATTGACGAC GTTGTCTTCGATTCTTCAGCCTCGATGCCCAG GGCCACAGCAATTTCCCCCACTTAAAGCCCCCCCTACTACAGTAATCAGAGATACAAACTTTGCACCTGCACCTGCTCCTCAATTTGATGGCTCCGGATCACCTGCACCCGGGTCAGGATTGATCCCTTCAACAACTGGTTCTCTCCCTGGACTCCCGCCAGCTAGTGGTCCCGTTGGTAGTACTTCTGGGATGAACTCCGCCCCTTCCTTTGCTTCCTCATTGGTGAATCCATTAGCTAGTATCCCTGCTgcctttcttttatttatcattGTCAATTTCTTAACATCATTTTCATTGTAA
- the LOC120076646 gene encoding aspartic proteinase nepenthesin-2-like, which translates to MPMANFCFLLLLLLPLLSSKPAFSESSLKPGFHFDLTHVDATWNFSKFEILRRGIKRDKTWIQNFNKMIISNLKVRMPVVEQRGSYLMNLSLGTPPISFSAIFDTGSDLVWTQCKPCLQCFKQPTPVYDPAQSSSFANATRSAALCKELTNSSSSNGCEYSFSYADESFTTGYLAFETLTLGGANQKVSTPDIAFGCGIKNHVKGLTQGAGIVGFNRGPLSLLSQLHIKKFSYCLSLNGTGSLVFGSSTSIDNTTNRAIKTTPLIQNPYNPSYYYLSLQGITVGQKYLPVPSSSFRLNTDGSGGMIIDSGTSMTYITEDVFDVLKPVFASQTNLQVIWSSIGLDLCFQLPSHNNSKLDVPDLIFHFEDLDLKLPVENYMVVNEELGIVCLAMGAAGGLSIFGSMQHQNMLVLHDLEKKVVSFIPTQCSQLDY; encoded by the coding sequence ATGCCAATGGCAAATTTCTGCTTCTTGTTACTGCTCTTGTTGCCACTTCTCTCTTCCAAGCCAGCTTTCAGTGAAAGTTCACTAAAACCTGGATTTCATTTTGATCTTACACACGTTGATGCTACTTGGAATTTTTCCAAATTCGAAATACTACGACGAGGAATCAAGCGCGACAAGACCTGGATACAAAATTTCAATAAGATGATCATAAGTAATTTGAAAGTTCGAATGCCAGTTGTTGAACAACGAGGAAGCTATCTGATGAACTTGTCACTAGGTACGCCTCCTATTTCATTCTCTGCCATTTTCGATACTGGCAGTGACTTGGTTTGGACGCAGTGCAAGCCATGCTTGCAATGCTTTAAGCAGCCGACCCCGGTGTATGATCCTGCACAATCATCTTCATTCGCTAATGCTACTCGTTCCGCTGCATTATGCAAGGAATTGACAAATTCAAGTTCCAGCAATGGTTGTGAGTATTCGTTTAGTTATGCAGACGAGTCTTTCACTACAGGTTATTTAGCGTTCGAGACCTTGACGCTTGGGGGAGCAAACCAGAAAGTTTCTACACCAGACATAGCTTTTGGGTGTGGGATAAAGAACCATGTAAAGGGTTTGACGCAAGGTGCTGGCATAGTAGGGTTCAACCGAGGACCATTGTCGCTTCTTTCGCAGCTccatattaaaaaattttcttacTGCTTAAGTCTAAATGGAACTGGGAGCTTGGTTTTTGGATCTTCAACAAGCATTGACAATACAACCAACCGAGCCATCAAGACCACGCCACTGATACAAAATCCATACAATCCATCTTACTACTATCTATCTCTACAAGGAATCACAGTTGGCCAAAAGTACTTGCCCGTCCCATCCTCGTCATTTAGACTAAACACCGATGGCAGTGGCGGCATGATTATAGATTCTGGCACATCAATGACGTATATAACAGAGGATGTCTTTGATGTGCTGAAGCCAGTTTTTGCTTCACAGACAAACCTCCAAGTGATTTGGTCAAGTATTGGTCTTGACCTCTGCTTTCAACTACCTTCCCACAACAATAGTAAACTTGATGTGCCTGATTTGATATTTCATTTTGAGGATCTCGACTTAAAGCTCCCAGTCGAGAATTATATGGTCGTCAATGAGGAGCTAGGGATTGTGTGCTTAGCAATGGGGGCTGCAGGAGGTTTGTCGATTTTCGGCAGTATGCAACATCAAAATATGTTGGTTCTTCATGACCTTGAAAAAAAAGTTGTATCATTCATTCCCACACAATGTTCACAGCTCGATTACTAG